One Fusobacterium sp. SYSU M8D902 DNA segment encodes these proteins:
- the hrcA gene encoding heat-inducible transcriptional repressor HrcA, with translation MSITDREKLVLNAIVNYYLTFGDTIGSRTLVKKYGIDLSSATIRNVMADLEDMGFIAKTHTSSGRIPTDKGYKYYLEELLKVEKLTKQEKENIELAYENRVNELDMLLQQTSSLLSKLTTYAGIAMEPAVVMERVKKVELVHIDDFMVVVIIVLDNRSVKTKKLVLTSPISREELANIAHELNKRVLLEDLSLVDIENYILGKNEIITDVAEHYEDEGKLFINNVPSIFRDKHVNEVSEALELFHHRRDIRGIFEHIINTKKSTNGRVEVVFGDELGIKGLEDYSFVYSTYNIGDSQGVIGVIGPKRMAYSKTMGLIKYVTQEVNKIINKNQIERKEETDV, from the coding sequence ATGTCTATAACAGATAGAGAAAAGTTAGTATTAAATGCTATAGTGAATTATTATCTCACTTTCGGAGATACTATAGGCTCTAGGACATTGGTAAAAAAATATGGAATAGATCTTTCATCAGCAACTATTAGAAATGTAATGGCTGATTTGGAAGATATGGGATTTATAGCAAAAACACATACTTCTTCTGGAAGAATTCCTACTGACAAAGGTTATAAATATTATCTTGAAGAACTTTTAAAAGTAGAAAAATTAACTAAACAAGAGAAAGAAAATATTGAGTTAGCGTATGAAAATCGTGTAAATGAATTAGATATGCTTTTACAGCAAACTTCTTCATTATTATCAAAACTAACTACATATGCTGGAATCGCTATGGAACCAGCTGTAGTAATGGAAAGAGTTAAAAAAGTTGAGTTGGTACATATTGATGATTTCATGGTTGTAGTAATTATTGTTTTAGATAATAGATCTGTAAAAACTAAGAAATTAGTACTTACTTCTCCTATTAGTAGAGAGGAGTTAGCTAATATTGCTCATGAGTTAAATAAAAGAGTTTTATTGGAAGATCTAAGTCTAGTTGATATTGAAAACTACATCTTAGGAAAAAATGAGATCATTACAGATGTAGCTGAACATTACGAAGATGAGGGAAAACTATTTATTAATAATGTTCCAAGCATTTTTAGAGATAAACATGTAAATGAGGTTTCTGAGGCATTGGAGCTATTCCATCATAGAAGAGATATAAGAGGAATATTTGAACATATAATTAATACCAAAAAATCTACAAATGGAAGAGTGGAGGTAGTTTTTGGTGATGAGCTTGGAATTAAAGGATTAGAAGATTACAGCTTTGTGTATTCAACTTATAATATAGGTGATTCTCAAGGTGTTATTGGAGTAATCGGTCCAAAAAGAATGGCTTATTCAAAAACAATGGGATTAATTAAATATGTAACTCAAGAGGTAAATAAGATAATAAATAAAAATCAGATTGAAAGAAAGGAAGAAACAGATGTTTAA
- the grpE gene encoding nucleotide exchange factor GrpE, which translates to MFKKKDNKAEEIKEKKECGCEPDCNCTCKDEDKVEECKSEDILSLKDEEIGKLKAEVEDWKQSYLRKQAEFQNFTKRKEKEMEELRKFASEKIVTKLLDGLDNLERAISASEATKDFDGLVKGVDMILGQLKGIMESEGVEPITAEGKYDPVYHHPVMVEDNQEFEDDHIILELQKGYTMKGKVIRPSMVKVCKRG; encoded by the coding sequence ATGTTTAAAAAGAAAGATAACAAAGCTGAAGAGATAAAAGAGAAAAAAGAGTGTGGTTGTGAACCAGATTGCAACTGTACTTGTAAAGATGAAGATAAAGTAGAAGAGTGCAAATCTGAGGATATTCTATCTCTTAAGGATGAAGAGATTGGAAAATTAAAAGCTGAAGTTGAGGATTGGAAACAATCATACTTAAGAAAACAAGCTGAATTCCAAAACTTTACCAAGAGAAAAGAAAAAGAGATGGAAGAGCTTAGAAAATTCGCTTCTGAAAAGATAGTAACTAAACTTTTAGATGGATTGGATAACTTAGAAAGAGCTATCTCTGCTTCTGAAGCTACTAAAGACTTTGATGGACTAGTAAAAGGTGTTGATATGATACTTGGTCAATTAAAGGGAATTATGGAGAGCGAAGGTGTAGAGCCTATAACTGCTGAAGGAAAATATGATCCTGTTTATCATCATCCAGTTATGGTTGAAGATAATCAAGAGTTTGAAGATGATCACATCATCTTAGAACTTCAAAAAGGTTATACAATGAAAGGTAAAGTAATTAGACCATCTATGGTTAAAGTTTGTAAAAGAGGATAA
- the dnaK gene encoding molecular chaperone DnaK: MSKIIGIDLGTTNSCVSIMEGGNVTVIPNSEGARTTPSVVNIKENGEIIVGEIAKRQAITNPTSTVSSIKTHMGSDYKVEIFGKKYTPQEISAMTLKKLKKDAEAYLGEEIKEAVITVPAYFTDSQRQATKDAGAIAGLDVKRIINEPTAAALAYGLEKKKEEKVLVFDLGGGTFDVSVLEIADGVIEVMATAGNNHLGGDNFDDTIIEWLTSEFKKETGIDLSNDKMAYQRLKDAAEKAKKELSSMMETSISLPFITMDATGPKHLEMKLTRAKFNDLTRHLVEATQGPTKTALADAKLSPNEIDEILLVGGSTRIPAVQEWVESFFGKKPNKGINPDEVVASGAAIQGGVLMGDVKDVLLLDVTPLSLGIETLGGVFTKMIEKNTTIPVKKSQVYSTAVDNQPAVTITVLQGERAKAADNHKLGEFNLEGIPAAPRGVPQIEVTFDIDANGIVHVSAKDLGTGKQNTVTISGSSNLSKEDIDRMTKEAEANEAEDRKFKELVETRNKADMLISSTEKSLKEYGDKATEQEKKDIEAAIEELKKVKDGEDKEAIDKAMEHLSQVAHKFAEEIYKEAQAKAQAGQAGAGQETKKADDDVAEAEVVD; this comes from the coding sequence ATGAGTAAAATAATCGGTATTGACTTAGGAACAACAAACTCTTGTGTATCAATAATGGAGGGAGGTAACGTAACTGTTATCCCTAACTCAGAAGGAGCAAGAACTACTCCATCAGTAGTAAATATAAAAGAAAATGGAGAGATCATTGTAGGAGAGATTGCAAAAAGACAAGCTATTACTAACCCTACTTCAACTGTAAGTTCAATCAAAACTCATATGGGATCTGATTATAAAGTAGAAATATTTGGAAAAAAATACACTCCACAAGAGATTTCTGCTATGACATTAAAAAAATTAAAAAAAGATGCTGAAGCTTACTTAGGAGAAGAAATTAAAGAAGCTGTTATCACAGTTCCTGCATATTTCACTGACTCTCAAAGACAAGCTACTAAAGATGCTGGAGCAATAGCTGGATTAGATGTAAAAAGAATTATAAACGAACCAACTGCTGCTGCATTAGCATATGGATTAGAGAAGAAAAAAGAGGAAAAAGTTCTTGTATTTGACTTAGGAGGAGGAACTTTTGACGTATCAGTTCTTGAAATTGCTGATGGTGTAATAGAAGTTATGGCAACTGCTGGAAACAACCACTTAGGTGGAGATAACTTTGACGATACTATTATCGAATGGTTAACAAGTGAATTCAAAAAAGAAACTGGAATAGATTTATCTAATGATAAAATGGCTTACCAAAGATTAAAAGATGCTGCTGAAAAAGCTAAAAAAGAGTTATCATCAATGATGGAAACTTCAATCTCTTTACCATTCATCACTATGGATGCTACAGGACCTAAACACTTAGAGATGAAGTTAACAAGAGCTAAATTTAATGATTTAACTAGACACTTAGTTGAAGCAACTCAAGGACCTACAAAAACAGCTCTTGCAGATGCTAAATTATCACCAAACGAAATTGATGAGATCTTATTAGTAGGAGGATCTACAAGAATACCAGCTGTTCAAGAGTGGGTAGAATCATTCTTCGGTAAAAAACCTAACAAAGGAATCAACCCAGATGAAGTAGTTGCTTCAGGAGCTGCTATTCAAGGTGGAGTATTAATGGGAGACGTTAAAGACGTGTTACTACTAGACGTAACTCCATTATCATTAGGAATCGAAACTCTTGGTGGAGTATTTACTAAGATGATAGAGAAAAATACAACTATTCCTGTTAAAAAATCACAAGTTTATTCTACAGCAGTAGATAACCAACCAGCTGTTACAATCACTGTATTACAAGGTGAAAGAGCTAAAGCTGCTGACAACCATAAATTAGGAGAATTCAACCTAGAAGGAATTCCTGCAGCTCCAAGAGGTGTACCTCAAATTGAAGTAACTTTTGATATAGATGCTAACGGAATCGTTCACGTATCAGCTAAAGACTTAGGAACAGGAAAACAAAATACTGTAACTATCTCTGGATCAAGCAACCTATCTAAAGAAGATATTGATAGAATGACTAAAGAAGCTGAAGCTAATGAAGCTGAAGATAGAAAATTCAAAGAGTTAGTTGAAACTAGAAACAAAGCAGATATGTTAATCTCTTCTACTGAAAAATCATTAAAAGAGTATGGAGATAAAGCAACTGAGCAAGAGAAAAAAGATATTGAAGCTGCTATAGAAGAGCTTAAAAAAGTAAAAGATGGTGAAGATAAAGAGGCTATCGATAAAGCTATGGAACACCTATCTCAAGTAGCACACAAATTTGCTGAAGAGATCTATAAAGAAGCTCAAGCTAAGGCACAAGCAGGTCAAGCAGGAGCTGGACAAGAAACTAAAAAAGCTGATGATGATGTAGCTGAAGCTGAAGTAGTAGACTAA
- a CDS encoding aldose 1-epimerase family protein: MEIKLNNGLLEVRVESFGAELIGLRDLKTNREYMWQKDPKFWAKCSPILFPFVGALKENRYFYNGEKYSITTRHGFARDYEFTINSQDENSVEFLFEGNETTKKSYPFNFKLYLKYVLVGKKLRLEYRVENLDDKKMYFSLGAHPAFATPISENIDYSDYYIEFEKEESGEVKVLEGGFVNPELTKKVFDGKKIPLAKETFKNDALVIENPNSYRVNIKNDKNGYNMSFSYEGFKYMAFWNVPGAEYVCLEPWCGITDYANSNGNIEDKQGIEVLEGKENFTRNIEIEIL; the protein is encoded by the coding sequence ATGGAGATAAAATTAAATAATGGGCTACTTGAAGTTAGAGTAGAGAGTTTTGGAGCTGAGTTAATAGGATTAAGAGATTTAAAAACTAATAGAGAATATATGTGGCAGAAAGACCCTAAATTTTGGGCTAAATGTTCACCTATACTATTTCCATTTGTGGGAGCATTAAAAGAGAATAGATACTTTTATAATGGAGAAAAGTATAGTATAACTACTAGACATGGGTTTGCAAGAGATTATGAATTTACTATTAATTCTCAAGATGAAAATTCAGTGGAATTTCTATTTGAAGGAAATGAAACTACTAAAAAATCTTATCCTTTCAATTTTAAACTTTATTTAAAATATGTACTAGTTGGAAAAAAATTGAGATTAGAGTATAGAGTTGAAAACTTAGATGACAAAAAAATGTACTTTTCACTAGGAGCTCATCCTGCATTTGCAACTCCTATCTCTGAAAATATTGATTACTCTGATTATTATATTGAATTTGAAAAAGAGGAGAGCGGAGAGGTTAAAGTATTAGAAGGTGGTTTTGTTAACCCTGAACTTACTAAAAAAGTATTTGATGGAAAGAAAATCCCATTAGCTAAAGAGACTTTTAAAAATGATGCCCTTGTTATTGAAAATCCTAATTCATATAGGGTAAATATAAAAAATGATAAAAATGGTTACAATATGAGCTTCTCTTATGAAGGATTCAAATATATGGCTTTCTGGAATGTCCCAGGTGCTGAATATGTTTGTTTAGAGCCTTGGTGTGGAATAACTGACTATGCAAACTCAAATGGTAACATAGAAGATAAGCAAGGTATTGAAGTACTTGAAGGTAAAGAGAATTTTACAAGAAATATTGAAATAGAAATTCTTTAA
- the dnaJ gene encoding molecular chaperone DnaJ produces MAEKRDYYEVLGISKGASDDEIKKAYRKAAMKYHPDKFSNASDKEKKDAEDKFKEVNEAYQVLSDSQKKAQYDQFGHAAFEQGAGGFGGGFGGFGGAGGFEDIFSSFFGGGGAGFGGFGGGFGGSSRRSYVEPGRDLRYQVEITLEEAATGVEKTIKYKRNGKCPSCNGSGAETGSSMKTCPKCNGRGYVEVTQRTILGNMVSQSECSECHGKGEIPEKKCKTCGGTGITKETIEKKIKIPAGIEDGQKLRLDGMGEASENGGPNGDLYIVIRVKDHAIFERRGMDIYCEIPIKFTTAALGGEVEIPTLKGKKNMKIPAGTQTGKMFRMRGEGIQALRGSMVGDEIIQVVVETPIDLNENQQKLLRAFEESLKDKNYKKHKTWLDKVKSFFK; encoded by the coding sequence ATGGCAGAAAAAAGAGATTATTATGAAGTTCTTGGTATATCTAAAGGAGCTTCAGATGATGAGATAAAAAAAGCATATAGAAAAGCAGCCATGAAATACCACCCTGATAAATTCAGTAATGCAAGTGATAAAGAGAAAAAAGATGCTGAAGATAAATTCAAAGAAGTTAACGAAGCATATCAAGTGTTATCTGATAGTCAAAAGAAAGCTCAATATGATCAATTTGGACATGCAGCTTTTGAACAAGGAGCTGGTGGATTTGGTGGCGGATTCGGTGGATTCGGCGGAGCTGGTGGATTTGAAGATATATTCAGTTCATTCTTTGGTGGTGGCGGAGCTGGATTCGGTGGATTTGGTGGCGGATTCGGTGGTTCGTCTAGAAGAAGTTATGTAGAACCTGGTAGAGATCTGAGATACCAAGTTGAGATTACTCTAGAAGAAGCTGCTACTGGTGTAGAAAAAACTATAAAATATAAGAGAAATGGAAAATGTCCTAGCTGTAATGGTTCAGGTGCTGAAACTGGAAGTTCTATGAAAACTTGTCCTAAGTGTAATGGTAGAGGATATGTTGAGGTTACTCAAAGAACTATCTTAGGTAACATGGTCAGTCAGTCTGAATGTAGTGAATGTCATGGTAAGGGAGAAATTCCTGAAAAGAAATGTAAAACTTGTGGTGGAACAGGTATTACAAAAGAGACAATTGAGAAAAAAATAAAAATTCCTGCTGGAATAGAAGATGGACAAAAACTTAGACTTGATGGTATGGGAGAAGCTAGTGAAAACGGTGGTCCAAATGGAGATCTTTACATTGTAATCAGGGTAAAAGATCACGCTATTTTTGAAAGAAGAGGTATGGATATCTATTGTGAAATCCCTATCAAATTCACAACTGCTGCTCTAGGTGGAGAGGTTGAGATCCCTACTCTAAAAGGTAAGAAAAATATGAAAATCCCTGCTGGAACTCAAACTGGTAAGATGTTCAGAATGAGAGGAGAGGGAATACAAGCATTGAGAGGATCTATGGTAGGAGATGAGATCATACAAGTTGTTGTAGAGACTCCAATAGATCTAAACGAAAACCAACAAAAGCTATTGAGAGCCTTTGAAGAGAGTTTAAAAGACAAGAATTATAAAAAGCACAAAACTTGGTTAGATAAAGTTAAGTCTTTTTTTAAATAA
- the yajC gene encoding preprotein translocase subunit YajC, producing the protein MEQLFGKYSGMVITFVIWIAVFYFLLIQPNKKKQKKQQEMLDSIKEGTEVLTIGGIKGTVVSVLGDYVEIRVDKGVKLTFRKSAISTVLQ; encoded by the coding sequence ATGGAACAATTATTTGGTAAATACAGTGGTATGGTCATAACTTTTGTTATTTGGATTGCTGTATTTTATTTCCTATTAATACAACCAAACAAGAAAAAACAGAAAAAACAACAGGAAATGTTAGATTCAATTAAAGAGGGTACAGAAGTTTTAACTATTGGTGGAATAAAAGGAACAGTAGTTTCTGTATTAGGAGATTATGTTGAAATAAGAGTGGATAAAGGAGTTAAATTAACTTTCAGAAAATCTGCAATTTCTACAGTTTTACAATAA
- a CDS encoding N-acetylmuramoyl-L-alanine amidase — MKKLLILFLILGNFCLAGTISSVNEKGSKLSFLFSGSAKPAYQISYDSYNRLIFLEFPGSNMSTKLNDKNYTSKYVEDFSTVNYDGSVGFFIKLNKNISYSTSFSGNDFILSFNDKSGKKQYTIAIDAGHGGKDSGAVGYKKYYEKTIALSVAKYLRDELQKDFNVVMTRDSDVFVTLGNRPRIANKAKANMFVSVHVNSAIKNTLSGVEVFYFSKKSSPYAERIAAFENSVGDKYGEKTSNIVQIMGELAYKKNQEISIGFARKTSAALAKAMGMRDRGIHGANFAVLRGFNGPGVLVELGFINNNADIKKLTSPTAQKRMAQEIAKMVRENFY; from the coding sequence ATGAAAAAATTATTAATACTATTTTTGATTTTAGGAAATTTTTGTTTGGCAGGAACTATCAGTTCAGTAAATGAAAAGGGAAGTAAACTCTCTTTTCTATTCTCAGGGAGTGCAAAACCAGCCTACCAAATAAGTTATGATTCCTATAATAGATTGATTTTCCTTGAGTTTCCAGGAAGCAATATGTCTACAAAATTAAATGATAAAAACTATACTTCAAAATATGTGGAGGATTTTTCAACTGTTAATTATGATGGATCTGTTGGATTTTTTATTAAATTAAATAAAAATATATCCTATTCAACATCTTTTAGTGGCAATGATTTTATTCTTTCATTCAATGATAAGAGTGGTAAAAAACAGTATACTATAGCTATTGATGCTGGTCACGGTGGTAAAGACTCTGGAGCAGTTGGTTATAAAAAATATTATGAAAAGACAATAGCTCTTTCTGTAGCAAAATATTTAAGAGATGAACTTCAAAAAGATTTTAATGTGGTTATGACAAGAGATAGTGATGTATTTGTAACTTTGGGAAATAGACCTAGAATAGCTAACAAAGCTAAGGCAAATATGTTTGTAAGTGTCCATGTCAACTCTGCTATCAAAAATACTCTATCTGGAGTTGAAGTATTCTATTTCTCTAAAAAATCATCACCTTATGCTGAAAGAATAGCTGCTTTTGAAAATAGTGTTGGTGATAAATATGGAGAGAAAACAAGTAACATTGTACAGATAATGGGTGAACTTGCCTATAAGAAAAATCAGGAGATCTCTATTGGATTTGCAAGAAAAACTTCAGCTGCTCTAGCTAAGGCTATGGGTATGAGAGATAGAGGAATACATGGAGCTAACTTTGCTGTACTTAGAGGATTTAATGGACCTGGTGTTCTTGTAGAGCTAGGATTTATTAACAACAATGCTGATATTAAAAAACTAACAAGTCCTACAGCTCAAAAGAGAATGGCTCAAGAGATTGCTAAAATGGTAAGAGAAAATTTCTATTAA
- a CDS encoding GerMN domain-containing protein: MNKKIIVVLGIIWGLVLCSGLTYYQLKSSSKKIHTINPIEKNDNLNEKQNFEKVTIYTVTNNNKLATHQEDIPLSPKLRDKIKSIAEINLKNLQELKVLTSEKVEIDNIYIKGDTVFLDISNISELKTENRKNLLSIYSIVNSITELGNIRKVKILVNGREETGVFANTYTRNTNI; the protein is encoded by the coding sequence TTGAATAAAAAAATAATAGTTGTACTTGGAATAATATGGGGCTTGGTACTTTGTAGTGGTCTTACTTACTATCAATTAAAAAGTTCTAGTAAGAAGATTCATACAATCAATCCTATTGAGAAAAATGATAATCTAAATGAGAAACAAAATTTTGAAAAAGTAACTATCTATACAGTGACTAATAATAATAAATTAGCTACTCATCAAGAGGATATCCCCCTATCTCCAAAATTAAGAGATAAGATAAAAAGTATAGCTGAAATAAACTTAAAAAATTTACAAGAACTTAAAGTTTTGACTAGTGAAAAAGTTGAAATTGATAATATCTATATAAAGGGTGACACTGTATTTTTAGATATATCTAATATATCTGAATTGAAAACAGAGAACAGAAAAAATTTACTATCTATCTACTCAATAGTTAATAGTATTACAGAATTAGGAAATATAAGAAAAGTTAAGATTCTAGTAAATGGAAGAGAAGAAACAGGAGTTTTTGCTAATACATATACTAGAAATACAAATATTTAA
- the yqeK gene encoding bis(5'-nucleosyl)-tetraphosphatase (symmetrical) YqeK, with product MLENLRTIVKERVTEKRYIHTLGVEEKAVELSKKYGVDETKVRVAAILHDIAKSMDINRMEEICKANFSDELSEEDMRISEILHGFVGYLIAKDELNITDEEILSAIKYHTIGKKGLSLVGRIIYIADGIEKNRVYPGVDEIRRVTDTNLDQGIIFEIERKITYLQSTGGKIHRNTLEMKEWLEDSLNGGKI from the coding sequence ATGCTAGAAAATTTAAGAACAATAGTAAAAGAAAGAGTTACAGAAAAAAGATATATACATACCTTAGGTGTTGAAGAAAAAGCAGTTGAACTTAGTAAAAAATATGGTGTAGATGAAACTAAGGTAAGAGTAGCTGCTATTTTACATGATATAGCCAAAAGTATGGACATAAATAGAATGGAAGAGATTTGTAAAGCTAATTTTAGTGATGAATTATCTGAAGAGGATATGAGAATCTCTGAGATACTCCACGGTTTTGTTGGTTATCTTATTGCTAAAGATGAGCTTAATATCACTGATGAAGAGATTCTCTCTGCTATTAAATACCATACTATTGGTAAAAAAGGATTATCTCTAGTTGGAAGAATAATATATATAGCTGATGGAATTGAAAAAAATAGAGTCTATCCTGGAGTAGATGAGATTAGAAGGGTTACTGATACAAATTTAGATCAGGGAATTATATTTGAAATTGAGAGAAAAATTACCTATCTTCAAAGTACTGGTGGAAAGATACATAGGAATACTCTTGAGATGAAAGAGTGGCTTGAAGATAGTTTGAATGGAGGTAAAATATGA
- the rnr gene encoding ribonuclease R, with product MKIEKELEKLKEIFKNTKGKGLKLDEITKLLGWSPKFKKENREIIDNWVTEGELIKNNRGKYNLPETQGYIKGVFSIIKDRFAFVDTEDEGIFIPKSGFNGALDGDTVFVKLTAGMNGDRKKEGEVVRIINRDKDIVIGIFQKNKNFGFVTPTHSFGRDIYIPAIRMKNAQHNQLVVVKITFWGDAERKPEGEIVEILGDPYNTDNMIEALIIREGMSETFPKDVMEEAKKIPTEITKKELDGRRDLRDLPIITIDGDDAKDLDDAVYVKKLKNGNYKLIVSIADVSHYIPEGSALDREAYKRGNSVYLVDRVLPMFPKEISNGICSLNPNEDKLTFTCEMEIDSKGKVVDSDTYKSVIKTAYRMTYTNVNKIIAGDEEILKEYAPIKDMVMDMLELSKIIREMKYKRGSIDFDIPEIKLVLDENKKVEYIKSRDRGESERIIEDFMIAANETVAEKLFWLEIPSVYRTHEKPDMERIKNLNETLAKFKYRIHSLEEIHPKQFQKIIEDSKERGINLLVHKMILMALKQAKYTVENFGHFGLASGYYTHFTSPIRRYADLTVHRILNSVLHGYPNKKSIIKNMEELPVTCSHISKTERAAMKVEDESVKIKLVEYMMDRVGEEYEATIVGFSNKRVFFETEDHIECFWDVVAAKHYYEFDDREYVMRDTDTGKFYSIGDKYKVTLVRASLAELEIEIVPNFVMDEGLILK from the coding sequence ATGAAAATTGAAAAAGAATTAGAAAAATTAAAAGAGATATTTAAAAATACTAAGGGAAAGGGATTAAAATTAGATGAGATTACAAAATTATTAGGTTGGTCTCCTAAATTCAAAAAAGAGAATAGAGAGATAATTGATAATTGGGTAACTGAAGGAGAGCTTATTAAAAACAATAGAGGTAAGTATAATCTTCCTGAAACTCAAGGGTATATAAAGGGAGTATTCAGTATTATAAAAGATAGATTTGCCTTTGTAGATACTGAAGATGAGGGAATTTTTATCCCTAAAAGCGGATTTAATGGAGCTCTTGATGGAGATACAGTATTTGTAAAACTTACTGCTGGTATGAATGGAGATAGGAAAAAAGAGGGAGAAGTAGTTAGAATTATCAACAGGGATAAAGATATTGTTATTGGTATCTTTCAAAAAAATAAAAATTTCGGATTTGTTACTCCTACTCACTCTTTTGGTAGAGATATCTATATCCCAGCTATCAGAATGAAAAATGCACAACATAATCAATTGGTTGTTGTTAAGATAACTTTCTGGGGTGATGCTGAAAGAAAACCGGAAGGAGAGATTGTTGAGATACTTGGAGATCCATATAACACTGATAACATGATTGAGGCTCTAATTATCAGAGAGGGTATGTCTGAAACTTTCCCTAAAGATGTTATGGAAGAGGCTAAAAAAATACCTACTGAAATTACTAAAAAAGAGTTAGATGGAAGAAGAGATTTGAGAGATCTACCTATTATTACAATAGATGGTGATGATGCTAAAGATTTAGATGATGCTGTATATGTAAAAAAATTAAAAAATGGTAACTACAAATTGATCGTTAGTATTGCTGATGTTTCACACTATATTCCTGAAGGATCAGCTCTAGATAGAGAGGCATACAAAAGAGGTAACTCAGTATATCTAGTAGATAGAGTTCTCCCTATGTTTCCAAAAGAGATCTCCAATGGTATCTGTTCTCTAAATCCTAATGAGGACAAACTTACATTTACTTGTGAAATGGAAATTGATAGCAAGGGAAAAGTAGTGGACTCTGACACTTATAAATCTGTTATAAAAACTGCTTACAGAATGACTTATACAAATGTTAACAAGATTATTGCTGGAGATGAAGAGATATTAAAAGAGTATGCACCTATCAAAGATATGGTTATGGATATGTTGGAACTTTCTAAAATTATTAGAGAGATGAAATACAAAAGAGGAAGTATTGATTTTGATATACCTGAAATTAAACTTGTCCTTGATGAAAATAAAAAGGTAGAATATATAAAAAGTAGAGATAGAGGGGAGTCTGAAAGAATAATTGAAGATTTTATGATAGCTGCTAATGAAACTGTTGCAGAGAAACTATTCTGGTTAGAGATACCTTCAGTATATAGAACTCATGAAAAACCTGATATGGAAAGAATTAAAAACTTAAATGAAACTCTTGCTAAATTTAAATATAGAATACACTCACTTGAAGAGATACACCCTAAACAATTCCAAAAAATAATAGAGGACTCAAAAGAGAGAGGAATAAATCTTCTTGTACATAAGATGATATTGATGGCACTTAAACAAGCTAAATATACAGTTGAAAACTTTGGACACTTCGGTCTTGCTTCTGGTTATTATACACACTTTACTTCTCCAATTAGAAGATATGCTGACCTTACTGTTCATAGAATTTTAAACTCTGTTTTACATGGTTATCCAAATAAAAAATCTATAATCAAAAATATGGAAGAGCTACCTGTTACTTGCTCACATATCTCAAAAACAGAGAGAGCAGCTATGAAAGTTGAAGATGAAAGTGTAAAAATAAAACTTGTTGAGTATATGATGGATAGAGTTGGTGAAGAGTATGAAGCTACAATAGTTGGTTTTAGTAATAAGAGAGTATTCTTTGAAACTGAGGATCATATTGAGTGTTTCTGGGATGTTGTTGCTGCTAAACACTATTATGAATTTGATGATAGAGAGTATGTTATGAGAGATACTGATACTGGAAAATTCTATAGTATCGGAGATAAATATAAGGTTACATTGGTAAGAGCTAGTCTTGCAGAGTTAGAGATTGAGATTGTACCTAATTTTGTTATGGACGAAGGACTTATTTTGAAATAA